One Thauera sp. K11 DNA window includes the following coding sequences:
- a CDS encoding bifunctional aminoglycoside phosphotransferase/ATP-binding protein has translation MTNIVSAGDAERHQRLIRNLQRPDAFAHAVAGIACIETHISSVVLAGDFAYKLKKPLDLGFLDFSSLEKRRAACEEEVRLNRRTAPELYLDVVPVTGSVDAPRIGGDGEAIEYAVRMRRFAQSALLDDALEKGALPPELIDRLARHVAGFHAAAAVAAPGEGFGDAQAVHFPVQQNFVQLRERVDDAELLAQADLAERWSEAQFARLQPVFERRLAEGRVRECHGDLHLGNLILLEGEPRLFDGIEFSAGLRWIDVAADVAFLVMDLQRRGRPDLAARFLDAWLERSGDYDSLQVMRYYIAYRAMVRAKVAAIRLGQLGGEARAACLAECRAYVALAVAQAVPSRLFLAIASGVSGSGKTSQSQGLVEARGVIRVRADVERKRLFGLAPEDSSAAVPGGIYGAEAGRRTYARLAELAAGVIGAGWPVLVDATFLRRAQRAAFAELSRRLQVPFAILAFDAPEAMLRARVAARSAQGGDASEADVAVLEAQLAQREPLAGDEPGAALPVDSAGAVSWPSLLPAFDALLDRVAPPP, from the coding sequence ATGACCAACATCGTTTCCGCAGGCGACGCCGAACGCCACCAGCGCCTGATCCGCAACCTGCAGCGCCCCGATGCCTTTGCGCATGCCGTGGCCGGCATCGCCTGCATCGAGACCCACATCTCGTCGGTGGTACTGGCGGGCGATTTCGCCTACAAGCTGAAGAAGCCGCTCGATCTCGGTTTTCTCGACTTCAGTTCGCTGGAAAAGCGCCGCGCTGCCTGCGAGGAAGAGGTGCGGCTGAACCGGCGCACCGCGCCGGAGCTGTACCTGGACGTGGTGCCGGTCACCGGCAGCGTCGATGCGCCGCGCATCGGCGGCGACGGCGAAGCGATCGAATACGCGGTGCGCATGCGCCGCTTCGCGCAGTCGGCGCTGCTGGACGACGCACTGGAGAAGGGGGCGCTGCCGCCCGAACTCATCGACCGCCTGGCGCGGCACGTCGCCGGATTCCACGCCGCGGCCGCCGTCGCGGCGCCGGGCGAGGGGTTCGGCGATGCGCAGGCGGTGCATTTCCCGGTGCAGCAGAACTTCGTGCAGTTGCGCGAGCGGGTCGACGACGCGGAACTGCTGGCGCAGGCGGATCTCGCCGAGCGCTGGAGCGAGGCGCAGTTCGCGCGGCTGCAGCCGGTGTTCGAGCGCCGCCTGGCGGAAGGGCGGGTGCGCGAATGCCATGGCGACCTGCATCTGGGCAACCTGATCCTGCTCGAAGGCGAACCGCGGCTCTTCGACGGCATCGAGTTCAGCGCCGGGCTGCGCTGGATCGACGTCGCCGCCGACGTCGCCTTTCTCGTCATGGATCTGCAGCGGCGGGGCCGGCCCGATCTCGCCGCGCGCTTCCTCGACGCCTGGCTGGAGCGCAGTGGCGACTATGACAGCCTGCAGGTGATGCGCTACTACATCGCCTACCGCGCGATGGTGCGCGCCAAGGTCGCCGCGATCCGCCTCGGCCAGCTCGGCGGCGAGGCGCGTGCTGCCTGCCTGGCCGAATGCCGGGCCTACGTTGCGCTCGCGGTGGCGCAGGCCGTGCCGTCGCGGCTCTTCCTGGCGATCGCCAGCGGGGTGTCGGGTTCAGGCAAGACCAGCCAGTCGCAGGGGCTGGTCGAGGCGCGCGGCGTGATCCGCGTGCGCGCCGACGTCGAGCGCAAGCGCCTGTTCGGCCTGGCGCCGGAAGATTCCAGCGCCGCGGTGCCGGGCGGCATCTACGGCGCCGAAGCGGGCCGGCGCACCTATGCGCGGCTGGCGGAACTGGCCGCCGGCGTGATCGGGGCCGGCTGGCCGGTGCTGGTGGATGCGACCTTCCTGCGCCGGGCGCAGCGCGCTGCCTTCGCCGAACTCTCGCGCCGGCTGCAGGTACCCTTCGCGATCCTCGCCTTCGATGCGCCCGAGGCGATGCTGCGCGCGCGGGTGGCGGCGCGCAGCGCGCAGGGCGGCGACGCCTCGGAGGCCGATGTCGCGGTGCTCGAGGCGCAACTTGCGCAGCGCGAGCCGCTCGCCGGCGACGAACCCGGTGCGGCGCTGCCGGTGGACAGCGCCGGCGCGGTGTCCTGGCCCAGCCTGCTGCCGGCCTTCGACGCGCTGCTCGACCGCGTCGCGCCGCCTCCTTGA
- a CDS encoding YXWGXW repeat-containing protein: MKSALPRWRIWVLSLAAAGALGGCVVAPVDPYYDDEVYVAPPPPRVEYRGYPPAVDYIWIDGYWDRGGRGYDWTPGYWAPPHERWRLQQRIERERAWERERDRANARQRERAREEERRRDREEARARDREREREQQVRRERERQREQAAERERAMDRERARERDRDRRNDALGERLGGGNERQRQRDADRPREQERRTDWRRDRDREQADRNQGDDSRRPPWAERLRQMHQP, translated from the coding sequence ATGAAATCCGCACTCCCGAGATGGCGCATCTGGGTACTTTCCCTGGCTGCCGCCGGGGCATTGGGCGGCTGCGTGGTGGCACCGGTGGACCCGTATTACGACGATGAGGTATATGTCGCGCCTCCGCCGCCGCGCGTCGAATACCGCGGCTATCCGCCTGCGGTCGATTACATCTGGATCGACGGCTACTGGGATCGGGGCGGGCGCGGCTACGACTGGACGCCCGGCTACTGGGCGCCGCCGCATGAGCGCTGGCGCCTGCAGCAGCGCATCGAACGCGAGCGCGCGTGGGAACGCGAGCGCGACCGCGCCAACGCCCGCCAGCGCGAGCGCGCGAGAGAGGAGGAACGCCGCCGCGACCGGGAGGAAGCGCGCGCACGTGATCGCGAGCGGGAGCGCGAACAGCAGGTCCGCCGCGAGCGGGAGCGCCAGCGCGAACAGGCCGCCGAGCGGGAACGGGCGATGGACCGCGAGCGCGCACGGGAACGGGACCGGGACCGTCGGAACGATGCGCTGGGCGAACGGCTCGGCGGGGGGAACGAGCGGCAGCGCCAGCGCGACGCCGACAGGCCGCGCGAGCAGGAAAGGCGCACCGACTGGCGGCGTGACCGCGACCGCGAGCAGGCGGACAGGAATCAGGGCGATGATTCCCGCAGGCCGCCGTGGGCCGAGCGCCTGCGGCAGATGCATCAGCCCTGA
- a CDS encoding TetR/AcrR family transcriptional regulator, translating into MSAEHRNPSEQQRAEARREQILCAAATCFRDRGFHGASIAQISKAAGMSAGHIYHYFDNKESIIAAIVERDLEYLLTLGAELRAAEDTREALIEHVIEAVQKNLAPEEAGLKLEVMAEAARNPHVADIVRRADVVCRDSFAATLRGIRRANGLGDGGDAEIDSMIELIAAMFEGLMIRGIRNPGMDHAAVTRRFQAILRVVLSQPD; encoded by the coding sequence ATGTCCGCAGAACACCGCAACCCTTCCGAACAGCAGCGCGCCGAAGCACGGCGCGAGCAGATCCTGTGCGCCGCCGCGACCTGTTTCCGCGATCGCGGCTTCCATGGCGCGAGCATTGCCCAGATCTCCAAGGCAGCGGGCATGAGCGCCGGCCATATCTACCACTATTTCGACAATAAGGAATCGATCATCGCCGCGATCGTCGAGCGCGATCTCGAATACCTGCTGACCCTGGGTGCGGAGCTGCGCGCGGCCGAGGACACGCGCGAGGCGCTGATCGAACACGTGATCGAGGCGGTGCAGAAGAATCTCGCACCCGAGGAAGCCGGGCTGAAACTGGAAGTGATGGCGGAGGCTGCCCGCAATCCGCACGTGGCGGACATCGTCCGACGTGCCGACGTCGTCTGCCGCGACAGTTTCGCCGCGACGCTGCGCGGCATTCGCCGCGCCAACGGCCTCGGCGACGGGGGCGACGCCGAGATCGACAGCATGATCGAGTTGATCGCCGCGATGTTCGAAGGTCTGATGATCCGCGGCATCCGCAACCCGGGCATGGACCATGCCGCCGTCACCCGCCGCTTCCAAGCCATCCTGCGCGTCGTGCTGAGCCAGCCGGACTGA
- a CDS encoding efflux RND transporter periplasmic adaptor subunit yields the protein MQISRISLLMPAVVVLAGALLLAGCGGSQQGDQAAGAAPAAPAVTVVSVKSESVPLVTELPGRTTPYLIAELRPQVTGIVKQRQFTEGGEVKAGQSLYQIDPSTYQAAYDSAKASLARADANVHTARLKAQRYADLVKIEAISKQQNDDAVAALKQAEADVAAARAATDKARIDLEFTRVVSPISGRIGRSSVTPGALVTANQATALATVQQLDPIYVDVTQSSADLLRLRREVEAGKLQRNGGATVPVRLVTEDGTLYGAEGKLAFSEVSVDQGTGSVTLRAVFPNPKGELLPGMYVRARLSQGTKGDAFLVPHAALSRDPRGQALVMVVDAGGKVDARPVKADQSLGDKWVITEGLADGERVIVEGLQRVRPGVQVQAQEAGAEPAAPAAAAAAK from the coding sequence ATGCAGATCTCCCGTATTTCCCTGCTCATGCCGGCCGTCGTTGTGCTTGCCGGCGCGTTGCTGCTGGCCGGTTGCGGCGGCAGCCAGCAGGGCGACCAGGCGGCCGGCGCCGCGCCGGCAGCACCGGCGGTCACCGTCGTTTCGGTCAAGAGCGAGTCGGTGCCGCTGGTGACCGAACTGCCCGGCCGTACCACGCCCTATCTGATCGCCGAACTTCGGCCGCAGGTCACCGGCATCGTCAAGCAGCGCCAGTTCACCGAGGGCGGCGAGGTCAAGGCCGGCCAGTCGCTGTACCAGATCGACCCGTCCACCTACCAGGCCGCCTACGACAGCGCGAAGGCCAGCCTGGCACGCGCCGATGCCAACGTCCATACTGCGCGCCTGAAGGCGCAGCGCTACGCCGACCTGGTGAAGATCGAGGCGATCAGCAAGCAGCAGAACGACGACGCGGTGGCGGCGCTGAAGCAGGCCGAGGCGGACGTCGCCGCCGCGCGCGCGGCGACGGACAAGGCGCGCATCGACCTGGAATTCACCCGCGTGGTGTCGCCGATCTCGGGTCGCATCGGACGTTCGTCGGTGACCCCCGGCGCACTCGTGACCGCCAATCAGGCCACGGCGCTGGCTACCGTGCAGCAGCTCGATCCCATCTACGTCGACGTGACGCAGTCCAGCGCCGACCTCCTGCGTCTCAGGCGCGAGGTCGAGGCGGGCAAGCTGCAGCGCAACGGCGGCGCCACCGTGCCGGTACGGCTGGTGACGGAGGACGGCACGCTGTATGGCGCCGAGGGCAAGCTGGCGTTTTCGGAGGTTTCGGTCGACCAGGGCACCGGCAGCGTCACGCTGCGGGCGGTGTTCCCCAATCCCAAGGGCGAACTGCTGCCGGGCATGTACGTGCGCGCCCGGCTGTCGCAGGGTACGAAGGGCGACGCCTTCCTGGTGCCGCATGCCGCGCTGAGCCGCGACCCGCGCGGCCAGGCGCTGGTCATGGTGGTCGATGCCGGCGGCAAGGTCGACGCGCGTCCGGTCAAGGCCGACCAGTCGCTGGGCGACAAGTGGGTGATCACCGAAGGTCTGGCGGACGGCGAGCGTGTCATCGTCGAAGGTCTGCAGCGGGTGCGCCCGGGCGTCCAAGTCCAGGCGCAGGAAGCGGGCGCAGAGCCAGCCGCTCCAGCCGCCGCCGCGGCGGCCAAGTGA
- a CDS encoding efflux RND transporter permease subunit — protein MARFFIDRPIFAWVIAIVIMLFGSLSILKLPVSQYPSIAPPAVAINAKYPGASAKAVEDSVTQVIEQKMTGLDGLLYMNSSSDAYGNATVTLTFDADTNPDIAQVQVQNKLQTALPLLPQAVQQQGVQVAKSARNFLMVIGFVSEDGSQQQADLADFLVSTVQDPLSRVTGVGEVQVFGAQYAMRVWLDPDKLTNYRLVPSDVRTALLAQNTQVSAGQLGGTPAVPGQGFSATITAQSRLQTVEEFEQILLRSSGQGGEVRLKDVARIEIGAENYGTVARFNGQPAAGVGIKLAAGANALDTATAVRTKLDEMQRYFPVGVKAVVPYDTTPFVKISIQEVVKTLIEAVALVFLVMYLFLQNIRATLIPTIAVPVVLLGTFGVMAAFGFSINTLTMFGIVLAIGLLVDDAIVVVENVERVMTEEGLPPKEATKKSMGQITGALVGIGLVLSAVFVPMAFFGGSTGVIYRQFSITIVAAMALSVLVAIVFTPALCATLLKRVEKGHEHGEGGLFSGFFHWFNLNFTRGTQRYESAVGGILRRSMRFLAIYAAIVVVLGLLFVRMPTSFLPEEDQGVMFNQIMLPAGATQERTVEVLQKVERHYLENEKDTVRAVFTVAGFSFGGSGQNMGIGFVNLKDWDERKKAGMDVKSVAGRAMGAFSQIKEAMVFAFVPPAVIELGTSNGFDLQLQDRAGIGHKALTDARNQFLGMAAQDKRLVGVRPNGQDDTPEYQLDIDHAKAGALGVTVADINDTLSTAWGGTYVNDFIDRGRIKKVYLQADAPGRMTPEDLGKWYVRNQAGDMVPFSAFTSAKWVYGSPRLERYNGQSAVEILGQAAPGLSSGEAMKAVEEIIAKLPPGVGYEWTGTSYEERRSGAQAPALYALSLLVVFLCLAALYESWSVPFAVMLVVPLGVLGALLAATGRGLSNDVYFQVGLLATIGLSSKNAILIVEFAKAQMEQEGKDLVTATLEAVRMRLRPILMTSLAFGLGVLPLAISTGAGSGSQNAIGTGVLGGTIAATALGIFFVPLFYVVIKRIFKEKPADSTAAAAQELK, from the coding sequence ATGGCACGCTTCTTCATCGACCGGCCCATCTTCGCGTGGGTCATCGCCATCGTCATCATGCTCTTCGGATCGCTGTCGATCCTGAAGCTTCCTGTGTCGCAGTACCCGTCGATCGCGCCGCCGGCGGTCGCCATCAATGCCAAGTATCCCGGCGCCTCGGCGAAGGCGGTGGAGGATTCCGTCACGCAGGTCATCGAGCAGAAGATGACCGGCCTCGACGGCCTGCTCTACATGAACTCGTCCAGCGACGCCTACGGCAATGCGACGGTCACGCTGACCTTCGATGCCGACACCAATCCCGACATCGCCCAGGTGCAGGTGCAGAACAAGCTGCAGACCGCGCTGCCGCTGCTGCCGCAGGCCGTGCAGCAGCAGGGCGTCCAGGTGGCGAAGTCGGCGCGCAACTTCCTGATGGTGATCGGCTTCGTGTCGGAGGATGGAAGCCAGCAGCAGGCGGACCTCGCCGACTTCCTCGTATCCACCGTCCAGGACCCGCTGTCGCGCGTCACCGGCGTCGGCGAGGTGCAGGTGTTCGGCGCGCAGTACGCGATGCGCGTATGGCTCGATCCGGACAAGCTGACCAACTACCGGCTCGTGCCGAGCGACGTCAGGACTGCGCTGCTGGCGCAGAACACCCAGGTGTCGGCCGGGCAGCTCGGCGGTACGCCGGCCGTGCCGGGGCAGGGCTTCTCCGCCACGATCACCGCCCAGAGCCGCCTGCAGACGGTGGAAGAGTTCGAGCAGATCCTGCTGCGCAGTTCGGGGCAGGGCGGCGAGGTGCGCCTGAAGGACGTCGCCCGCATCGAGATCGGCGCTGAGAACTACGGCACCGTGGCGCGCTTCAACGGCCAGCCCGCGGCAGGCGTGGGCATCAAGCTGGCGGCGGGGGCCAACGCGCTCGACACCGCCACGGCGGTGCGCACCAAGCTCGACGAGATGCAGCGCTACTTTCCCGTCGGGGTGAAGGCGGTGGTGCCTTACGACACCACGCCCTTCGTGAAGATATCCATCCAGGAAGTGGTCAAGACGCTGATCGAGGCGGTGGCGCTGGTCTTCCTGGTGATGTACCTCTTCCTGCAGAACATCCGCGCCACGCTGATCCCGACCATCGCCGTGCCGGTGGTGCTGCTCGGCACCTTCGGGGTGATGGCGGCCTTCGGCTTTTCCATCAACACCCTGACGATGTTCGGCATCGTGCTGGCGATCGGCCTGCTGGTGGACGACGCCATCGTCGTGGTCGAGAACGTCGAGCGGGTGATGACCGAAGAGGGCCTGCCGCCCAAGGAGGCGACGAAGAAGTCGATGGGCCAGATCACCGGCGCGCTGGTGGGCATCGGCCTGGTGCTGTCGGCGGTGTTCGTGCCGATGGCTTTCTTCGGCGGCTCGACCGGCGTCATCTACCGCCAGTTCTCGATCACCATCGTGGCGGCGATGGCGCTGTCGGTGCTGGTGGCGATCGTGTTCACGCCCGCGCTGTGCGCGACGCTGCTCAAGCGGGTGGAAAAGGGCCACGAACACGGAGAGGGCGGCCTGTTCTCGGGCTTCTTCCACTGGTTCAACCTCAACTTCACGCGCGGCACGCAGCGCTACGAGTCGGCGGTCGGCGGCATCCTGCGCCGCAGCATGCGCTTCCTGGCGATCTACGCCGCCATCGTCGTGGTGCTCGGCCTGCTGTTCGTGCGCATGCCGACCTCCTTCCTGCCGGAAGAAGACCAGGGCGTGATGTTCAACCAGATCATGCTGCCGGCCGGCGCGACGCAGGAGCGCACGGTGGAGGTGCTGCAGAAGGTCGAGCGCCACTATCTCGAGAACGAGAAGGACACCGTACGCGCGGTGTTCACCGTCGCCGGCTTCAGCTTCGGCGGCAGCGGCCAGAACATGGGCATCGGCTTCGTCAACCTGAAGGACTGGGACGAGCGCAAGAAGGCCGGCATGGACGTGAAGTCGGTGGCCGGGCGTGCGATGGGGGCGTTCTCGCAGATCAAGGAGGCGATGGTGTTCGCCTTCGTGCCGCCGGCGGTGATCGAACTCGGCACCTCGAACGGGTTCGACCTGCAGTTGCAGGACCGTGCCGGCATCGGCCACAAGGCGCTGACCGACGCGCGCAACCAGTTCCTCGGCATGGCGGCGCAGGACAAGCGCCTGGTGGGCGTGCGCCCCAACGGCCAGGACGACACCCCCGAGTACCAGCTCGACATCGACCACGCCAAGGCCGGCGCGCTCGGCGTCACCGTGGCCGACATCAACGATACGCTGAGCACCGCCTGGGGCGGCACCTATGTGAATGACTTCATCGACCGCGGGCGCATCAAGAAGGTCTACCTGCAGGCCGACGCGCCGGGACGCATGACGCCGGAAGACCTCGGCAAGTGGTACGTGCGCAACCAGGCGGGCGACATGGTGCCGTTCTCCGCTTTCACTTCCGCCAAGTGGGTGTACGGTTCGCCGCGCCTGGAGCGCTACAACGGCCAGTCCGCCGTCGAGATCCTCGGCCAGGCGGCTCCCGGGCTGTCCTCGGGCGAAGCGATGAAGGCGGTCGAGGAGATCATCGCCAAGCTGCCGCCGGGGGTCGGCTACGAATGGACCGGCACCTCGTACGAGGAGCGCCGCTCCGGCGCGCAGGCGCCCGCGCTGTACGCGCTGTCGCTGCTGGTGGTGTTCCTGTGCCTGGCGGCGCTGTACGAGAGCTGGTCGGTGCCGTTCGCGGTGATGCTGGTGGTGCCGCTGGGGGTGCTCGGCGCGCTGCTGGCGGCGACCGGGCGCGGATTGTCGAACGACGTGTATTTCCAGGTCGGCCTGCTCGCCACGATCGGCCTGTCGTCGAAGAACGCGATCCTGATCGTCGAGTTCGCCAAGGCGCAGATGGAGCAGGAAGGCAAGGACCTCGTCACGGCGACGCTCGAGGCGGTGCGCATGCGCCTGCGGCCCATCCTGATGACCTCGCTCGCCTTCGGCCTCGGCGTGCTGCCGCTGGCGATCTCGACCGGCGCCGGTTCCGGCAGCCAGAACGCGATCGGCACCGGCGTGCTGGGCGGCACGATCGCCGCCACGGCGCTGGGCATCTTCTTCGTGCCGCTGTTCTACGTCGTGATCAAGCGCATCTTCAAGGAAAAGCCGGCGGATTCGACTGCCGCCGCCGCACAGGAGCTCAAATGA
- the adeC gene encoding AdeC/AdeK/OprM family multidrug efflux complex outer membrane factor: protein MTRLRTSTIVLAAALAGACSLIPAYQRPAAPVPEAFPNAPASGAVAAPQADTLAWRDYFADARLRELIDLALANNRDLRVAALNIERARAQYGIQRAALFPAIGVTGSENAQRLPADLSMSGESRITRQYSATLGFSAYELDFFGRIRSLNEQALEAYLATEEARRSAQIALVAEVANAWLTLAADRERLTLARGTHETRQKSYDLTKRSFDAGAVSALDLRQAETLLEGARADVARYTALVAQDENALALVAGAPVPAGMLPGELADVLTTVADLPAGVPSEVLVRRPDVLQAERALRAANASIGAARAAFFPSITLTAGAGTASASLDGLFKGGSGTWSFLPQIRIPIFEGGRLQASLDAAEIQRDINVAQYEKAIQSAFREVADSLAERATVAEQLDARRRLVAATAETYRLSEARYRAGVDSYLGLLDAQRALYGAELELIGVRLAEASNRVALYRALGGGWK from the coding sequence ATGACCCGGCTACGCACATCGACGATCGTGCTCGCGGCCGCACTGGCCGGTGCCTGCTCGCTGATCCCCGCATATCAGCGCCCGGCGGCGCCGGTGCCGGAAGCCTTCCCGAACGCGCCGGCGAGCGGTGCCGTCGCCGCGCCGCAGGCCGACACGCTGGCCTGGCGCGACTACTTTGCCGACGCGCGGCTGCGCGAGCTGATCGATCTCGCCCTGGCCAACAACCGCGACCTGCGGGTGGCCGCGCTCAACATCGAGCGTGCCCGCGCGCAGTACGGCATCCAGCGCGCGGCGCTGTTCCCTGCCATCGGCGTCACCGGCTCGGAGAACGCCCAGCGCCTGCCGGCCGACCTCAGCATGAGCGGCGAGTCGCGCATCACCCGCCAGTACAGCGCCACGCTCGGCTTCTCCGCCTACGAGCTGGATTTCTTCGGCCGCATCCGCAGCCTGAACGAGCAGGCGCTGGAAGCGTACCTCGCCACCGAGGAGGCGCGCCGCAGCGCGCAGATCGCGCTGGTGGCCGAGGTCGCCAACGCCTGGCTGACGCTGGCGGCCGACCGCGAGCGCCTGACGCTGGCGCGCGGCACCCATGAGACGCGGCAGAAGTCCTACGACCTGACCAAGCGCAGCTTCGACGCCGGCGCGGTGTCGGCGCTCGACCTGCGCCAGGCCGAGACCCTGCTCGAGGGCGCGCGCGCCGACGTGGCGCGCTACACCGCGCTGGTCGCGCAGGACGAGAATGCGCTCGCGCTGGTCGCCGGCGCGCCGGTGCCGGCCGGCATGCTGCCGGGCGAACTGGCCGACGTGCTCACCACGGTGGCCGACCTGCCCGCCGGCGTGCCGTCGGAGGTGCTGGTGCGCCGGCCCGACGTGCTGCAGGCCGAGCGCGCGCTGCGGGCGGCCAATGCCAGCATCGGCGCCGCGCGCGCCGCCTTCTTCCCGAGCATCACCCTCACCGCCGGCGCAGGCACCGCGAGCGCCTCGCTCGACGGCCTGTTCAAGGGTGGCTCGGGCACCTGGAGCTTCCTGCCGCAGATCCGCATCCCGATCTTCGAGGGCGGCCGCCTGCAGGCCAGCCTCGACGCCGCCGAGATCCAGCGCGACATCAACGTGGCGCAATACGAGAAGGCCATCCAGAGCGCGTTCCGCGAAGTGGCCGACAGCCTCGCCGAGCGCGCCACGGTGGCCGAACAGCTCGACGCCCGGCGCAGGCTGGTCGCCGCCACGGCGGAGACCTATCGCCTGTCCGAGGCGCGCTACCGCGCCGGCGTGGACAGCTACCTCGGCCTGCTCGACGCGCAGCGCGCGCTGTACGGCGCCGAGCTGGAGCTGATCGGCGTGCGCCTGGCCGAAGCGTCGAACCGCGTGGCGCTGTACAGGGCGCTGGGCGGCGGCTGGAAGTAG
- a CDS encoding CobW family GTP-binding protein, with amino-acid sequence MTAAGAGDRRIPVTLLTGFLGAGKTTLLNHLLRQPQAAGSAVLVNELGTVGVDPHLLDPRLLEKVDETLVVLDSGCICCSVQGDLVRALKGLFMRALRREIPAPRRVLVETTGLADPAPVIHTLMAEPFIAGRYRCDGVIAAVDATHALQQLGAHREAVRQVAMADRLLITKCDLADEAGREALKRRLAGLNPAAAQIEVRMGEAGADAFFGCGLYDPAGKVPDVAAWLGEEAVQARQTAHAAPQWRRPGMGARHAAADAAPEAAARRHDEGVASFVLRFDAPLPWFEFSDALGLLLQLHGNRILRIKGLLDVAGDPLPRVVQCVQHTVYPPASLPAWPDQPPFGDHRSRLVFIVRDLPREAVEAMFAPFVGRAAS; translated from the coding sequence ATGACGGCCGCCGGCGCCGGGGACAGGCGCATCCCGGTGACGCTGCTCACCGGCTTCCTCGGCGCCGGCAAGACCACGCTGCTCAATCACCTGCTGCGCCAGCCGCAGGCCGCGGGCAGCGCCGTGCTGGTCAACGAGCTGGGCACGGTCGGCGTCGATCCGCACCTGCTCGACCCGCGGCTGCTGGAGAAGGTCGACGAGACCCTCGTCGTGCTCGATTCCGGCTGCATCTGCTGCAGCGTGCAGGGCGACCTGGTGCGCGCGCTGAAAGGGCTCTTCATGCGCGCGCTGCGGCGCGAGATCCCCGCGCCGCGCCGGGTGCTGGTCGAGACCACCGGCCTTGCCGATCCCGCGCCGGTCATCCACACGCTGATGGCCGAGCCCTTCATCGCCGGGCGCTACCGCTGCGACGGCGTCATCGCCGCGGTGGATGCCACCCATGCGCTGCAGCAACTCGGCGCCCACCGCGAAGCGGTGCGCCAGGTGGCGATGGCCGACCGGCTGCTGATCACCAAGTGCGACCTGGCGGACGAGGCGGGGCGCGAGGCGCTGAAGCGGCGCCTTGCCGGGCTCAACCCGGCGGCGGCGCAGATCGAGGTCCGCATGGGCGAGGCCGGCGCGGACGCCTTTTTCGGCTGCGGCTTGTACGACCCCGCGGGCAAGGTGCCGGACGTCGCCGCCTGGCTGGGCGAGGAGGCGGTGCAGGCACGGCAGACGGCGCACGCGGCCCCGCAGTGGCGCAGGCCGGGCATGGGAGCACGGCATGCCGCTGCCGATGCCGCACCGGAGGCGGCGGCGCGCCGTCACGACGAGGGCGTCGCTAGTTTCGTGCTGCGCTTCGACGCGCCGCTGCCGTGGTTCGAATTCTCCGATGCGCTCGGTCTGTTGCTGCAGTTGCACGGCAACCGCATCCTGCGGATCAAGGGCCTGCTCGACGTCGCCGGCGATCCGTTGCCGCGGGTCGTGCAGTGCGTGCAGCATACGGTGTATCCGCCGGCCAGCCTGCCGGCCTGGCCGGACCAGCCGCCCTTCGGCGACCACCGTTCGCGGCTGGTCTTCATCGTGCGCGACCTGCCGCGCGAAGCGGTCGAAGCGATGTTCGCCCCGTTCGTCGGCCGGGCGGCGTCGTAA
- a CDS encoding adenosine deaminase, giving the protein MELDTYVRALPKAELHLHIEGTLEPELMFRLAARNGVALPWASVEETRAAYDFTDLQSFLDLYYAGAAALVHEHDFFDLAMAYFARAHADGVVHAELFFDPQTHTARGIAFDTVLSGLERACRDAHARYGIGSRLILCFLRHLSEEEGFAALAQAMPHLGRIHGVGLDSSEKGHPPSKFARLFARCRELGLHVVAHAGEEGPPAYIAEALDVLKAERIDHGVRAAEDPALMQRLAHTQVPLTVCPLSNVRLRVFPTLAQHNLKTLLDAGLKVTINSDDPAYFGGYVAKNYIDTAKALGLTKADLKRIARNSLEAAFVDDAARAPWLARLESLPG; this is encoded by the coding sequence ATGGAACTCGACACCTACGTCCGCGCCCTGCCCAAGGCCGAACTGCATCTGCACATCGAAGGCACGCTGGAACCCGAGCTGATGTTCCGGCTCGCCGCACGCAACGGCGTCGCGCTGCCGTGGGCGAGCGTGGAGGAAACCCGCGCCGCCTACGATTTCACCGATCTGCAGAGCTTCCTGGATCTCTACTACGCCGGCGCGGCAGCACTGGTCCACGAGCACGACTTCTTCGATCTGGCGATGGCCTACTTCGCCCGCGCCCATGCCGACGGCGTGGTGCATGCCGAGCTGTTCTTCGACCCGCAGACCCACACCGCGCGCGGCATCGCCTTCGACACCGTGCTGTCGGGCCTGGAACGCGCCTGTCGCGACGCGCATGCGCGCTACGGCATCGGTTCGCGGCTGATCCTGTGCTTCCTGCGCCACCTGAGCGAGGAAGAAGGCTTCGCCGCGCTGGCGCAGGCCATGCCGCACCTCGGGCGCATCCATGGCGTCGGCCTGGATTCGTCGGAGAAGGGCCATCCGCCGTCCAAGTTTGCGCGCCTGTTCGCACGCTGCCGCGAACTCGGCCTGCACGTCGTCGCCCACGCCGGGGAGGAAGGCCCGCCCGCCTACATCGCCGAGGCGCTGGACGTGCTGAAGGCGGAACGCATCGACCACGGCGTGCGCGCCGCCGAAGACCCGGCGCTGATGCAGCGGCTGGCGCACACGCAGGTGCCGCTGACCGTGTGCCCGCTATCCAACGTCAGGCTGCGCGTGTTCCCGACGCTGGCGCAGCACAACCTGAAGACGCTGCTCGACGCCGGGCTGAAGGTGACGATCAATTCCGACGATCCCGCCTATTTCGGCGGCTACGTGGCGAAGAACTACATCGACACCGCAAAGGCGCTCGGACTCACGAAGGCCGACCTGAAACGCATTGCACGCAACAGCCTCGAAGCGGCCTTCGTCGATGACGCCGCGCGCGCACCGTGGCTGGCGCGGCTCGAGTCCCTGCCCGGCTGA